One Candidatus Binatia bacterium genomic window, ACCCCCAGACCGATGCCTGCGGCGTGGAGACGTCGACGTGGCAGCGCCACACCCAGTGCCCGCGCTCCGGCCGCCGCGCCGTAATGAGACCGGCGGGTTGCGGATCGTGGATAAACACCACATCGGCATCGAGATCGATCGCGGTCAGGTTCTGCCGCGTCGTCTCCCGAAAGACCTCCACGTCGTGGGGCCCAAACGATTCCGTCCTGCCGTGCAGCGCATTATGGATGCGCTTGGTAACCGCGAAGAAGTCCTCGCCTCCCTTGATGACTTCCCAGCGAACATCCACGCCCAGCTCGTTCGAGAGCGGCACCATGCGGCTGAGGATCTCCGCCACGCCGCCGCCGACCGCCGTCGAGTTGACCGTCACAATCCGCCGGCCGGCGAGTCGATCGGCGAGGAGGCGCAATTCGTGAATGGTGCCCCTGCCGACAAAGGGCTCGTACGCATCGAGGGTAGTCGTCATTGCCCGCCCTCCTTCGCCAGACTTGCCCGAATCAGGCTGACGACCTGGTGGCGCAGACCGTCCAACGTGTACGTGTACGGATCGAGACGGGCAATCGCGTGCGCCAGCGCGGTCTCCCCACACTCGCGCGCCAGCCACTCCGAGAAGTCGTTGGCGCCGCGTTCGAGACGCAGGCGCGCATCGAAGAAATGGAACATGAGCGCCCCGAAGCCTACCTGCGCGATGCAGGTCGCCAGTTCCGCGGGACTGGAGGCGACGTGTCCGGTCGGAACGACGAAAGACACCGATTCGCGGAAGTGGAACTCCCGCTCCGGCGGGGCCACGCGGTGCTCGGCCGCGCCGGCGACAAACCGTTCGATCGTCGCGACGATCCTCTCGCGCAGGGCGCGGATCGTGCGGAACTGCACCATGTCGATGGCCGCCAGTTCCTCCCCGAGACGCGGCTCCTGGAGGTCGTGGGTCACCCAGAAGGCGAAATCGTTCGGCGGCTCGGGCGATACGTATTGGTGCTGCACCAGGAAGTGATGCGTGTGAAAGTAGATGACCGAGCCGGACACCACGCGCAAGTGCCCGAGAAGCTGGTGCAGATCGGCGGCGCGACGGTCGGTCAGCAACGTCAAATTCAAGCTCGAACAGAAGCGGAAAGGTTCCCGCTTACGACCGTTTTCAGTCGGCATCGTGCACCTCCCCGTTAACGTGCGGCTCGCACGCCACCGGCAGCGCCGGCCGCCGGTCACGCCGCGCACCCAAAGGGCCGCGCCGCGTCATGCCGTCCCGAGGGTTCTCTGGGCGGCAATGCGGCCCATTTCGAGTACCATCTTGCCGGCCCAGCGGTACACGTTGTTGCGTGCCACAATATCGCGCAGCGCCGCCATGCGCGTACGGCGCTCGCTCTCGTCCATACCCAGGGCCTGATGCAGCGCCGCCACGACCTCCTCGACGGCAAAGGGATTGACGCACAAAGCCTGCTCGAATTCGCGCGCCGACCCCGTGAACCGGCTCAGCACCAACACGCCGTCGCCGTCGGCGCGCGAGGCCACGTACTCCTTGGCCACCAGATTCATGCCGTCGTGCAGCGCCGTCACGACACAGACGTCGGCAAGCCGGTAGAGCGCGACAACGTCGGCGGGCTGCTGCGACTCGGGCTTGAACACCACCGGCATCCAATGTCCGGCGGCGTACTTCCAGTTGATCTCTTCCACCAGCGCTTCGATCTCGGCCGCCAGCGACTGGTAAACCGGGATGCGACTGCGGCTCGGGGCGCCGATCTGCACGAAGGTAAGCTTCTCCTGGTACTCGGGATGGGCGGCCAGCAGCCGGTCCAACGCCCGCAATCGCTCGGGGATACCCTTGGTGTAGTCGATGCGGTCGATCCCGAGGATAACTCGCTGTCCCGTCAGACCCAGTTGGTGCCGCCAACGTTCCACTCGCGCCGCGGTATCGGGCGAGGTTGCCTGCTCGGTCAACGCGTCGAGGTCTACACTGATCGGAAACGGACGCACCAGCGTCCGTCTCCCGCCGCGCGTTACCGCCGAGGTCTCCATGTCCACCAACGATTCCGTCGCCGTGGCCACCGTATCGAGGAAGTTATGGCAGTGGTAACGGATGTGGAAGCCGAGCAGGTCGTTGCCGAGCAAGCCGTCGAGGATCTCCGCCCCCCAGGGGCAGACACGAAACGCCTCGCGATTCGGCCACGGCACGTGCCAGAACTGGGCGATCAGCAGGCGCGGGTTGGCACGCCGCAACAACCCGGGCAGCAGCGCGAAGTGGTAGTCCTGAATCAGCACGATCGCTTCTTCGTCGCCGGCTTCCTCCAGCACGGCAGCGGCGAATTGCTCGTTCACGCGAACATACGCCGCCCAGTCGCTCGGGTCGAAGACCGGACGCTGGTAGACCACGTGGCACAGGGGCCACAGCGCCTGATTCGCAAACCCGTAGTAGTAGTCGTCTTCGTCGGCCTTGCTGAGCCAGACCCGCCTCAACGTATAACGCGCCGCCTCGGGCGGCACGGCGACGTGATCGTGAGCGTCCACGGTGTCGCGGTCCGCATTGCCGCTGCCGTGAGCCACCCAGGTGCCGCCGCAGGCGCGCATCACGGGCTCCATCGCCGTCACCAGCCCGCTGACCGGACGCACGCAGACCACCTCATCGCCATCGAGACGATGGATGTACGGCTCGCGATTCGAAACGGCAATGAAGGGGCGGCGGCCGAGGACACGCTCCGCAATCTGCACCAATCGCTCCCGCGTCCAGAAGCGCGGCGCTTCCACGGCTGCGTCCAGGTCGTCGATGTGAGTCAGCGTCATGAGAACACCCTCCGCAACGCGACGACTTCCCAAAGAGCGTATACGCCCCAACTGCCGCCCTCAACCCCTCGGCCCCGATTACGGCGGGGCGTGGCCGTCGACGCGACGGCCGTCCGCGGCCCCGAAGAAGTGTAAAGCCGCCAGCGGTGCGTCGAGAGTCTCCACCAGTGAACGAACGACGCCGGGCAAGCGCGCGACCACCGCCAGGTCGCCGATGCGCGCCCGCACGAGCGTCTCGCTGCCCAGGATCTCGTGCCCCTCGGTCAGCGGCCGGGCCACCAGCGCCGGAGCCGCGCTCGCAGGCACGAACGCCTCGGGCCGGATTCCCACGACCAGCACTCCGTCAATCGCGGCCAGACTCGATCGCAGGCGCTCCGGCAAGGGAATGCGCTGGTCCCCAACGCGCAAGTGGCCGTCGTCGTACGTTCCCGGCAAGAGGTTCATGGGCGGCGACCCCAGGAAACCCGCGACAAAGGTGTTCGCGGGCCGTTCGTAGACCGCCACCGGCCGGTCGACCTGCTGGATTCGCCCGCCGTTCATGACCACGACGCGGTCGCCCAGCGTCATCGCCTCCACCTGATCGTGCGTGACGTACAGCGTGGTCACGGCGACCCGGCGCTGTACCTCCCGAATGTACTGCCGGACACTGAGCCGCAAGCGAGCGTCGAGATTCGACAGCGGCTCGTCGAGCAGGAACAATGCCGGCTCGCGCACGAGCGCCCGGGCCAGCGCCACCCGCTGCCGCTGCCCGCCGGAGAGCTCGGCCGGACGCCGGTCGAGCACCGCGCCGACGTCGAGCAAACCGGCGAC contains:
- a CDS encoding ATP-binding cassette domain-containing protein, which gives rise to MAAVRFEGVGKAFAGQPVLEDFTLTVDDGELIAVLGPSGCGKSTLLRVTAGLESLTGGTIRLGERRIDTLPAAARDVAMVFQSYALYPHLRVRDNIEFPLRMRGMDRAARRRRAETVAGLLDVGAVLDRRPAELSGGQRQRVALARALVREPALFLLDEPLSNLDARLRLSVRQYIREVQRRVAVTTLYVTHDQVEAMTLGDRVVVMNGGRIQQVDRPVAVYERPANTFVAGFLGSPPMNLLPGTYDDGHLRVGDQRIPLPERLRSSLAAIDGVLVVGIRPEAFVPASAAPALVARPLTEGHEILGSETLVRARIGDLAVVARLPGVVRSLVETLDAPLAALHFFGAADGRRVDGHAPP
- a CDS encoding DUF5752 family protein, which codes for MPTENGRKREPFRFCSSLNLTLLTDRRAADLHQLLGHLRVVSGSVIYFHTHHFLVQHQYVSPEPPNDFAFWVTHDLQEPRLGEELAAIDMVQFRTIRALRERIVATIERFVAGAAEHRVAPPEREFHFRESVSFVVPTGHVASSPAELATCIAQVGFGALMFHFFDARLRLERGANDFSEWLARECGETALAHAIARLDPYTYTLDGLRHQVVSLIRASLAKEGGQ
- a CDS encoding trehalose-6-phosphate synthase translates to MTLTHIDDLDAAVEAPRFWTRERLVQIAERVLGRRPFIAVSNREPYIHRLDGDEVVCVRPVSGLVTAMEPVMRACGGTWVAHGSGNADRDTVDAHDHVAVPPEAARYTLRRVWLSKADEDDYYYGFANQALWPLCHVVYQRPVFDPSDWAAYVRVNEQFAAAVLEEAGDEEAIVLIQDYHFALLPGLLRRANPRLLIAQFWHVPWPNREAFRVCPWGAEILDGLLGNDLLGFHIRYHCHNFLDTVATATESLVDMETSAVTRGGRRTLVRPFPISVDLDALTEQATSPDTAARVERWRHQLGLTGQRVILGIDRIDYTKGIPERLRALDRLLAAHPEYQEKLTFVQIGAPSRSRIPVYQSLAAEIEALVEEINWKYAAGHWMPVVFKPESQQPADVVALYRLADVCVVTALHDGMNLVAKEYVASRADGDGVLVLSRFTGSAREFEQALCVNPFAVEEVVAALHQALGMDESERRTRMAALRDIVARNNVYRWAGKMVLEMGRIAAQRTLGTA